Proteins encoded by one window of Haladaptatus sp. ZSTT2:
- a CDS encoding cold shock domain-containing protein — translation MSPKEKRSMGQIKFYSHTKKYGFIKVFRPTGMEDVFFHISDYKADEIYKDWWVEFTIEASEKGKQAVNLRRVSQPPESKLFGTDFVY, via the coding sequence ATGAGTCCCAAGGAAAAGAGATCAATGGGTCAGATCAAGTTTTACAGTCATACGAAAAAGTACGGATTTATCAAAGTTTTTAGGCCAACTGGTATGGAAGATGTATTCTTCCATATCTCAGACTACAAGGCAGACGAGATCTACAAAGATTGGTGGGTAGAATTTACCATCGAAGCCTCAGAAAAAGGGAAGCAAGCAGTAAATCTTCGGAGGGTCTCACAACCACCCGAATCCAAGTTATTTGGTACCGATTTCGTCTACTAA